In Corythoichthys intestinalis isolate RoL2023-P3 chromosome 11, ASM3026506v1, whole genome shotgun sequence, a single genomic region encodes these proteins:
- the zbtb3 gene encoding zinc finger and BTB domain-containing protein 3 → MEFPQHSQQLLSALRSQRQRGFLCDCTVMVGSSRFLAHRAVLASCSPFFHMFYSDSLNSTGTNASGSSVTLDSDIVTAAAFSLLLDFVYEGVLQLEKSPPLEDILAAASFLHMNEVVRVCKRRLQRRGPLAEADSTRCEENTGARKLIEPGRGDESDGGTEPVVTMAVDLLNPITMTTTLSSVSVMALQSTLESVKSEHRNDTDSSEVRVHTPLSPDHADTTQPGMDASPHLLCGGELAQGVTLGQSIQESGGPNRLRGGSQGEVSALCSPCSTTETYSHSINQQPSSSSIVSEVQAGCLSVVILPQSEPNNSTGLQTAHEKDTSTGPSECDRRDTAGGEQHTVRVAHAQNESTLSLLQHSRASIPVQGTVSLQRGGQNSYFSTPQTFQNVAAPERDTGSASSLQQLRSEHNESGNPKVKVEAIVISDEEQEEDEEPCKASRPVMDVDDDFEDDIRDEELNTLSSRQMTSDYTFPVSPSSSSSLAASFLQPPSTTQQSSEHQATFSTDFQDTMGGIEDVPTCCVCGKTFSCTYTLRRHAIVHTRERPYECRFCYRSYTQSGDLYRHIRKAHDQTLPPKRSKTDMDQ, encoded by the exons ATGGAGTTTCCTCAGCACTCCCAGCAGCTTCTTTCAGCTCTTCGCTCCCAGCGGCAGCGTGGCTTCCTGTGCGACTGCACCGTCATGGTGGGATCATCCCGTTTCCTGGCTCATCGGGCGGTGCTGGCCTCCTGCTcacccttcttccacatgttttacTCAGATTCCCTGAACAGTACCGGTACAAATGCTTCTGGCAGCTCCGTCACACTTGACAGCGACATTGTCACGGCGGCTGCCTTTAGCCTTCTCCTGGACTTTGTTTATGAAGGGGTGCTTCAGCTGGAGAAGTCTCCACCATTGGAGGATATACTAGCAGCGGCAAGCTTCCTGCACATGAATGAGGTGGTGAGAGTGTGCAAAAGGAGACTGCAGAGACGAGGGCCCCTGGCTGAAGCAGATAGCACTCGCTGCGAGGAGAACACTGGGGCAAGGAAGCTAATAGAACCAGGGAGAGGGGATGAGAGCGATGGTGGAACTGAGCCCGTGGTAACCATGGCAGTAGATCTCTTGAATCCCATCACCATGACAACAACCCTCTCATCAGTGTCTGTAATGGCACTACAGAGTACGTTGGAGTCTGTCAAGTCTGAGCACAGGAATGATACAGATTCATCAGAGGTACGAGTTCACACTCCCCTGAGTCCTGATCACGCTGACACCACCCAGCCTGGCATGGATGCCTCTCCTCATCTACTCTGTGGAGGAGAACTGGCGCAAGGAGTCACTTTGGGACAGTCAATACAGGAGTCGGGAGGTCCCAACAGGTTGAGGGGTGGCAGTCAGGGTGAAGTCTCAGCTCTCTGCAGCCCATGCAGCACCACTGAGACATACAG CCACAGCATAAACCAGCAGCCTTCCTCATCTTCCATAGTCTCGGAAGTCCAAGCTGGGTGTTTGTCAGTGGTCATTCTTCCCCAATCAGAACCCAATAACTCCACAGGACTCCAAACAGCCCATGAGAAAGACACTTCAACAGGACCATCAGAGTGTGATCGCAGAGATACTGCAGGTGGAGAGCAACACACGGTCAGGGTGGCGCATGCACAAAATGAGTCAACACTCTCACTGTTACAGCATTCACGTGCTAGTATTCCAGTCCAGGGCACAGTCTCACTACAACGTGGAGGCCAGAACTCCTACTTCTCCACGCCTCAGACGTTTCAAAACGTGGCTGCCCCTGAGAGGGACACAGGAAGCGCTTCTTCTCTTCAACAGTTAAGGAGTGAGCACAATGAAAGTGGCAATCCAAAAGTCAAAGTGGAGGCCATTGTTATTTCTGATGAGGAACAGGAAGAGGACGAAGAGCCATGTAAAGCGAGCAGGCCGGTAATGGATGTGGACGACGACTTTGAAGATGACATTCGAGATGAGGAGTTGAACACACTGTCCTCCCGCCAAATGACGTCCGACTACACCTTCCCTGTCTCCCCTTCATCCTCTTCTTCGCTGGCCGCCTCATTCCTTCAACCTCCGTCCACCACGCAGCAATCCTCTGAGCATCAAGCCACCTTTTCAACAGACTTCCAGGACACCATGGGGGGAATTGAGGATGTCCCGACGTGCTGCGTATGTGGAAAAACTTTCTCTTGCACGTATACACTAAGACGCCATGCCATCGTGCACACGAGAGAGCGCCCATACGAGTGTCGCTTCTGCTACCGCAGCTACACACAGTCCGGAGATCTCTATCGACATATTCGCAAGGCTCACGATCAGACACTGCCTCCCAAACGCAGCAAAACTGATATGGACCAATAG
- the trpt1 gene encoding tRNA 2'-phosphotransferase 1, with product MICRSQKMDKVGRRGHRGSRGVTEDRDVKLSKSLSYALRHGANQMGLQLHSDGYVFVEDILAHPQFRSYKLEDIERVVAQNDKQRFKLSPHPENCRLQIRANQGHTVQLTDLELKPVLVGSPDCPVEAVHGTYMRNWSSIKQQGLSRMRRMHIHLAPGFPQEDGVISGMRRDCDLAIFINVPKALADGIEFFWSENHVLLTSGNVEGKLPPEYFSQALRLKPTRSILPM from the exons ATGATTTGTCGGTCTCAAAAAATGGACAAAGTAGGGAGAAGAGGACATAGAGGGAGTCGTGGTGTTACCGAG GATAGAGATGTCAAGTTATCCAAATCGTTATCCTATGCGCTGCGCCATGGAGCCAATCAGATGGGTCTACAGTTACATTCAG ATGGCTATGTGTTTGTGGAGGACATCCTGGCTCACCCACAGTTCAGGTCATACAAACTGGAGGATATTGAGAGAGTGGTGGCCCAAAATGACAAACAGCGTTTTAAGCTTAGTCCTCACCCGGAAAATTGCCGCTTGCAGATTCGAGCCAATCAGGGACACACAGTGCAG TTAACGGATTTGGAGCTTAAGCCAGTGTTGGTTGGTTCTCCCGACTGTCCTGTTGAGGCTGTTCACGGCACCTACATGCGGAACTGGAGCTCCATCAAGCAGCAGGGGTTGAGTCGTATGAGGAGGATGCACATTCATCTGGCCCCAGGCTTTCCTCAGGAAGATGGCGTAATAAGTG GAATGAGAAGAGACTGTGATCTCGCTATTTTTATCAATGTACCCAAAGCTCTAGCTG ATGGAATTGAGTTCTTTTGGTCAGAGAACCATGTTTTGTTGACATCAGGAAACGTAGAGGGAAAACTACCTCCGGAGTACTTCAGTCAAGCCTTACGACTCAAGCCTACAA GGAGTATCCTGCCAATGTGA
- the rnaseh2c gene encoding ribonuclease H2 subunit C: MSCYSSVIRVDASSADLAPQEPLHLIPCEIEHNGPAQISQYFNAAIKERKHEMTVSFRGRGLKGQYITCPQGYTGIVLKELNKPGSDQEDRTLTIASLFDKLTYWNLETPPNSDDAVVMAMDWPELAEAIHGAVED, from the exons ATGTCCTGTTACAGCAGTGTGATCCGCGTGGATGCATCATCTGCGGACCTAGCACCTCAAGAACCACTGCATCTGATCCCCTGTGAGATTGAACACAATGGACCTGCACAGATCTCTCAGTACTTTAATGCTGCCATAAAGGAGCGTAAACACG AGATGACTGTTTCATTTCGGGGTCGAGGCCTTAAAGGGCAGTACATTACCTGTCCGCAAGGCTACACTGGCATTGTACTCAAGGAGCTCAACAAGCCCGGTTCGGATCAGGAG GACAGGACCCTGACGATAGCTTCCTTGTTTGACAAGCTGACCTACTGGAACCTCGAGACACCTCCTAACTCAGATGATGCGGTGGTGATGGCGATGGATTGGCCTGAGCTTGCTGAAGCG ATTCATGGAGCAGTGGAAGATTAA